From the Saccharomyces paradoxus chromosome XIV, complete sequence genome, one window contains:
- the MON2 gene encoding Mon2p (Protein with a role in endocytosis and vacuole integrity~similar to YNL297C) — translation MTMNTGGFASMQRQLEAELRSLSSESKRRNSTIRHASDKSIEILKRVHSFEELERHPDFALPFVLACQSRNAKMTTLAMQCLQGLSTVPSIPRSRLSEILDAFIEATHLAMEIQLKVLQVVPIFFKTYGKFIYGPLCKKLLLCCSNLLHVPNKAPVVVGTASATLQQLIDEIFDRLSIDSVVDDKQYEVLISNSEAIKVNVYRYDANKLFDNICSLNEISSNGSVNDEDMLLDIGDIPIDYGLEILESILKNNQKNLLECEDLQYLLRVKAIPLFLRCISSSKHFSTAVRSCRCLKLLIRKEYLSILELELEVILSLLIHGISVESNLSGWQRVLSLELFKDLSQDPEIVNTLYMDYDNYPDKKHVFKYLLKECIDLLNSPEYITFLAPSKVVEKMDSPLITTENTMVKTKFMHLLDKSNAPSINITYIISLILTICNHLCEGLNKSALESSPLEKKIEDKECEEGPGNDSTVVKVYNGLFSGLFEVNKLFLHSTSLETSIFHLVVRAFQKLAHSAGVLSLKDKLRACMKLFSILITNNVTSSNQFPLNDASKSAKNQHMRNVSASSIAASSVDATKDSNNAIADSVKNKEKKRRLHPRYINSRQVSLLRALVSLSISLGPIFDSESWKYTFLTWQWISYYIYGPSADFKESFYSEDIPPPPILTKSDVTSIESSLTKFFESTSNYSCSTFHLVLTRLILDSKNTLTLEQTNLNPTNDIGYHPLDAKDEIIPCIYNKAFFVNKIGELATYNCKKFLFGKNGKELWGLISSYMIKLISNREMDNDSLRLYTVRVFTDIIKKATNEVGNSDEQDNKVEQFGTLENLVIDSLMATINSIKQLDIGRQEIYNGTINVESDILFQLLLTLKEILNEFGELLMNSWTNIFNIINSPFEWTVEDTDLSVNEDMDDSSLFEGIVQKHKNMIQVSYDVFKLISDDFLQSLPMSVIKFVIDTLVNFVTQKRNLNISFSSISQFWLVGDYLRVRFDPDTLDLNDEKRRSFSEKISNQKLIEIITSGSSHDWELYNGLWIYLLKNLINCTNDDRIEVKNGAVQTFFRIIDSHSVCFPPWDLIFLEVIEPLLTKEWSNEELENETDFINVTLQGLIKLYPEHFKNFKNNTTCTKEWSMLLDFLKRLLFSTSNNTKNAVILNYQTMLKEIVTIEDVPSDILKKCCEIFTDYNITYSDLSTSASNKTEYDCIYELITGFPSLYQLISKYDAMTDEFVEKVLLLFNSAIKYPLLPEFVQDKTKPSSMQNAILSGLDIFMASDSKDTDILILLQLSTISILAFDTREKITKKLGPKLPKASLNRLPTFEAISYMSCSNLRNRIAKIDQFGISTLKAKHILRILKNLAEIIKRKSLIAGSANDEIPIWVLASNCFCDLSNKIFKSLQEDAENPLKDNFCDLFINVIVITLQRINPELDSLTEIDDLNEYSKYREILLEKNIIDLFNERQLNIFISAVWNCSFLYEFDELENALMQDCSTFSELSQKLSSFDFSCLFGSTTNPRFQTKYKCSLESLQDLVNFMLNSNEKLRKLTAPYLSARIALALRRYISDEYLIGRAPIPKLRKTELATLLNGLCLILRVVLDQNSALGNKQIGVENLQTLSPLILRTIPVSHKMDGLQDKVLELSLGFTKLD, via the coding sequence ATGACTATGAATACTGGAGGGTTTGCCTCAATGCAAAGGCAACTTGAGGCAGAACTGCGTTCTTTGTCTTCCGAatcgaaaagaagaaattcaacCATTCGCCATGCCAGTGATAAATCCATCGAGATCCTGAAAAGGGTACATAGTTTTGAGGAGCTGGAAAGACATCCAGATTTTGCGCTTCCTTTTGTGTTGGCTTGCCAATCAAGGAATGCCAAGATGACGACTTTGGCAATGCAATGCCTGCAGGGCCTGTCAACCGTTCCATCTATTCCCAGAAGTCGGTTGTCTGAAATACTGGATGCCTTCATTGAGGCTACCCATCTCGCCATGGAGATTCAATTAAAGGTTTTACAGGTGGtacccatttttttcaagacgTACGGGAAGTTCATCTATGGGCCGCTTTGTAAGAAGCTGTTGCTATGTTGCTCAAATCTGCTACATGTACCTAATAAGGCACCTGTAGTAGTGGGTACAGCGAGTGCCACTTTACAACAGTTGATCGATGAAATATTCGATAGACTTTCCATTGACTCGGTAGTGGATGACAAACAATATGAAGTCCTCATAAGTAATAGTGAAGCAATTAAAGTCAATGTTTATAGATACGATGCTAACAAATTGTTCGATAATATTTGTTCACTAAATGAAATAAGCTCAAATGGGTCGGTTAATGATGAGGATATGCTGTTGGACATTGGAGACATCCCAATAGATTATGGTCTGGAAATCCTTGAGtctattttgaagaataatcaaaaaaacCTTTTAGAATGTGAAGACTTACAATATCTACTGAGGGTTAAAGCAATTCCGTTGTTCCTACGTTGCATATCTTCTTCCAAACACTTTTCCACCGCTGTAAGGAGTTGTCGCTGTTTAAAGTTGTTGATAAGAAAAGAGTACCTAAGCATACTCGAGCTAGAATTAGAAGTCATTTTGTCATTGTTAATCCATGGTATATCCGTCGAATCCAATTTAAGTGGATGGCAAAGAGTGCTGTCGCTAGAACTTTTCAAGGATTTATCACAAGACCCTGAGATCGTTAATACACTCTACATGGACTATGACAATTACCCAGATAAAAAACATGTCTTCAAatatcttttgaaagaatgtATTGACTTACTGAACTCTCCGGAGTACATTACTTTCTTGGCTCCATCAAAAGTAGTAGAAAAAATGGATTCTCCCTTGATAACTACTGAGAATACTATGGTTAAAACGAAATTTATGCATTTATTGGACAAATCGAACGCTCCGTCCATCAACATTACCTACATTATATCATTAATTCTGACGATTTGTAACCACTTATGCGAAGGGTTGAACAAATCTGCTCTGGAAAGCTCTCCCTTGGAGAAGAAAATCGAAGACAAAGAATGTGAGGAAGGACCTGGAAATGATTCGACAGTCGTAAAGGTTTACAATGGCCTATTTTCCGGACTGTTCGAGGTAAATAAGCTATTCTTACATTCGACCTCCCTAGAGACATCGATATTCCATTTGGTGGTGAgagcttttcaaaaattagcTCATAGTGCCGGAGTTCTGTCACTAAAGGACAAATTAAGAGCATGCATGAAATTGTTTTCGATTTTAATAACAAACAACGTTACTTCATCGAATCAATTTCCTCTAAACGATGCAAGTAAGTCAGCCAAAAATCAGCATATGAGAAATGTATCTGCGTCTAGTATTGCGGCCAGTTCCGTTGATGCAACAAAAGATTCAAATAATGCAATCGCGGATTCtgtgaaaaataaagaaaagaaaaggcgATTGCATCCCAGATATATTAATTCGAGGCAAGTTAGTTTACTCAGGGCATTGGTGTCATTATCAATATCGCTAGGTCCTATTTTCGATTCGGAAAGCTGGAAGTACACATTTTTAACATGGCAATGGATATCatactatatatatggtCCATCAGCCGATTTCAAGGAGAGCTTTTACTCTGAAGATATTCCACCGCCTCCTATACTAACCAAATCGGACGTCACATCAATTGAAAGCTCCctaacaaaattttttgaaagtacAAGTAATTATTCCTGCTCAACCTTTCATTTGGTATTGACAAGATTGATTTTGGACTCAAAAAATACCCTCACTTTAGAACAAACTAATCTTAATCCAACGAATGATATTGGTTATCATCCCTTAGATgcaaaagatgaaattatACCATGCATTTATAACAAGGCATTTTTTGTCAACAAAATTGGTGAATTAGCGACTTATAactgcaaaaaatttctctttgGTAAAAACGGTAAAGAACTTTGGGGTTTAATTTCCTCCTATATGATCAAGCTAATATCAAACCGTGAAATGGATAACGATTCTTTACGTTTATACACCGTAAGAGTGTTTACAGACATTATCAAAAAGGCCACTAATGAGGTTGGCAACTCTGATGAACAGGATAACAAAGTCGAACAATTCGGTACGTTGGAAAACCTAGTCATCGATAGCTTGATGGCAACGATAAACTCGATAAAACAACTCGATATTGGCAGACAAGAAATATACAACGGGACGATCAATGTAGAATCagatattctttttcaactgCTACTAACTTTAAAAGAGATTCTAAACGAATTTGGTGAACTGTTAATGAACTCTTGGacaaatatttttaacaTCATTAATTCACCGTTCGAGTGGACAGTTGAGGATACTGACTTATCCGTGAATGAGGATATGGATGATTCATCTTTATTTGAGGGTATTGTTCAAAAGCATAAAAACATGATTCAGGTGTCATACGATGTCTTTAAACTAATTTCAGATGATTTCTTACAGAGCTTACCAATGAGTGTCATTAAATTCGTTATTGACACGCTTGTCAATTTTGTAACTCAGAAGCGAAATCTTAATatctccttttcttctattaGTCAATTCTGGTTGGTTGGTGATTATCTCAGGGTCCGCTTCGATCCCGATACGTTAGATTTAAATGATGAGAAACGTAGAAGTTTCTCCGAAAAGATCAGTAACCAAAAACTAATTGAAATCATCACATCCGGTTCATCTCATGATTGGGAACTCTACAATGGATTATGGATATACCTcttgaagaatttaatCAATTGTACCAACGATGATAGAATAGAAGTTAAAAATGGCGCTGttcaaactttttttagaattATCGACTCCCATTCTGTTTGTTTCCCCCCATGGGATTTAATCTTCCTGGAAGTTATTGAACCACTGCTTACCAAGGAATGGTCCAATGAAgaacttgaaaatgaaacagATTTCATAAATGTAACATTGCAAGGCTTAATCAAACTCTATCCAGAGCActtcaaaaacttcaaaaacaaCACTACCTGCACTAAGGAATGGTCTATGTTAttagattttttaaaaagatTGTTGTTTTCGACTTCCAATAATACCAAGAATGCTGTAATATTAAATTACCAAACCatgttgaaagaaattgtaACTATTGAGGACGTTCCATCAgatatattgaaaaagtgCTGTGAAATATTTACTGACTATAATATTACGTACAGCGATCTCTCCACTAGCGCCTCAAACAAAACGGAATACGATTGTATATACGAACTGATCACTGGGTTCCCTTCTCTCTACCAATTGATATCCAAATACGATGCAATGACAGATGAATTTGTGGAAaaagttcttcttttatttaattCTGCCATAAAATATCCCCTCCTACCTGAGTTTGTCCAAGATAAAACTAAACCCTCCTCTATGCAAAATGCCATATTATCTGGTCTTGATATCTTTATGGCAAGTGATTCTAAAGATACAGATATTTTGatccttcttcaattgagTACAATATCAATATTGGCTTTTGATACAAgggaaaaaataacaaagaAACTTGGACCAAAGCTACCAAAAGCCTCACTTAACAGACTACCAACTTTCGAGGCAATCAGCTACATGTCATGTTCTAACTTAAGAAATAGAATAGCAAAAATAGACCAGTTTGGGATATCCACACTGAAAGCAAAGCATATTTTAAGAATACTGAAAAACTTGGCTGAAATCATCAAGCGAAAATCGCTTATTGCGGGGTCAGCTAACGATGAAATTCCCATATGGGTTCTTGCTTCTAATTGCTTTTGTGACTTGtcaaataaaattttcaagtcGCTTCAAGAAGATGCAGAAAATCCGTTGAAGGATAACTTTTGTGATTTGTTTATAaatgttattgttattacaTTACAAAGAATCAACCCCGAACTTGATAGTCTAACTGAGATAGACGATTTGAATGAGTATTCCAAATATAGGGAGATATTGCTGGAAAAGAACATCAttgatcttttcaatgaaagGCAATTAAACATTTTCATCAGTGCCGTCTGGAACTGCTCATTTCTgtatgaatttgatgagTTAGAAAATGCTTTGATGCAAGATTGTAGTACATTTTCTGAATTATCACAAAAACTATCTTCATTCGATTTTTCATGCTTATTCGGATCCACTACAAATCCTCGCTTTCAGACGAAATATAAATGCTCTTTAGAGAGCTTACAAGATTTGGTAAATTTCATGTTGAACTCAAACGAGAAATTAAGGAAGTTAACTGCTCCCTACCTTTCTGCAAGAATCGCCTTGGCTCTTAGAAGATATATATCAGATGAATACTTGATTGGACGAGCACCGATACCAAAATTGCGCAAAACAGAACTAGCTACTTTATTAAATGGGCTATGTCTAATCTTAAGAGTTGTTTTAGATCAAAATTCGGCCCTTGGCAACAAACAAATTGGAgttgaaaatttacaaaCATTAAGTCCGTTGATTTTGAGAACAATTCCAGTATCTCATAAAATGGACGGCCTGCAAGACAAGGTTTTAGAATTATCACTTGGCTTCACGAAGCTAGACTAG
- the CLA4 gene encoding serine/threonine protein kinase CLA4 (Cdc42p-activated signal transducing kinase~similar to YNL298W): MSLSAAANKISDNDFQNIGPAPRPPSSNSQGRTGYNQTQPITKLMSQLDLTSASHLDTNLSKKKSGWVSYKDDGILSFIWQKRYLMLHDSYVALYKNDKQNDDAILKIPLTSIISVSRTQLKQYCFELIRCNDRNSVSSGSSSSLNVSSDNNSKKSIYIATKTESDLHTWLDAIFAKCPLLSGVSSPTNFTHKVHVGFDPETGSFVGMPTNWEKLLKHSRITGEDWNNNSAAVIQVLQFYQEYNGAGNSTNTSDKSQSSETASSQKSLPSSYSESKLRNNSVNSKSSSGVSSGMVSQRQAPQPPNTKSPVSLGSGSLPPINTKLPNSQSNIPRHLQNVPNQQYTKMRNGHSPTNGQFPRGPMHPNHSQRSLQQQQQKQQHQQYPYHQQGASPSPSTSSSPLNPYRPHHNMINPYSKQPQSPLSSQSTQNQAIPRYVQNSSPTATHFQPQRTAPKPPVSAPKVPYPSNQSAASNTPIQHVAPKNDQSTLQAMRQAPKRPDADAKQPAGVTKPKKPTRPTMSTAEIMSKLKSVTVNADPSQCFKVIEKAGQGASGSVYLAERTHIPTESNMIELINNEIDEPHVGDKVAIKQMVLSKQPRKELIVNEILVMKDSRHKNIVNFLEAYLRTEDDLWVVMEFMEGGSLTDIIESSPTNDTSHSPLTEPQIAYIVRETCQGLKFLHDKHIIHRDIKSDNVLLDTRARVKITDFGFCARLTDKRSKRATMVGTPYWMAPEVVKQREYDEKIDVWSLGIMTIEMLEGEPPYLNEDPLKALYLIATNGTPKLKYPETLSLEIKRFLSVCLCVDVRYRASTEELLHHGFFNMACDPKDLTSLLEWKE; the protein is encoded by the coding sequence TCAGCGTCCCATTTAGATAcaaatctttcaaagaaaaaaagcgGATGGGTGTCCTACAAAGATGATGGTATACTGTCATTTATATGGCAAAAGAGATACCTGATGCTACACGATTCGTATGTAGCACTTTATAAAAACGATAAACAGAATGACGATGCGATCTTGAAGATACCACTAACCAGTATTATAAGCGTAAGCAGGACTCAGTTGAAACAGTATTGTTTCGAGTTGATACGCTGCAATGACCGAAATTCTGTATCGTCAGGATCCTCGTCCTCTTTAAATGTATCATCAGACAATAactcaaaaaaatccatATACATTGCTACGAAGACAGAAAGCGATTTGCATACTTGGTTAGACGCCATTTTTGCCAAATGTCCATTATTGAGTGGTGTTTCTTCTCCAACAAACTTCACACATAAAGTTCACGTTGGTTTTGATCCAGAAACAGGTAGTTTCGTTGGCATGCCCACCAACTGGGAGAAATTACTAAAACATTCCAGAATTACAGGAGAAGATTGGAACAATAATTCAGCGGCCGTCATTCAAGTGTTGCAGTTTTATCAGGAATATAATGGAGCCGGAAACTCCACGAATACTTCAGACAAGTCTCAGAGTAGTGAAACTGCCTCCTCTCAAAAATCGCTGCCAAGCAGTTATAGCGAAAGCAAACTCAGAAATAATTCAGTAAATTCAAAGTCATCCTCAGGCGTTTCATCAGGCATGGTATCACAAAGACAAGCCCCACAACCACCAAATACCAAATCACCTGTTTCTCTAGGAAGCGGCTCACTGCCACCAATAAATACAAAATTGCCCAATAGTCAGTCAAATATTCCTAGACATTTACAAAACGTTCCTAATCAACAATATACTAAGATGAGAAACGGACATTCCCCAACCAATGGACAATTTCCTAGGGGACCAATGCATCCAAACCATTCTCAACGATCTTtgcagcaacaacagcaaaaaCAACAGCATCAACAATATCCATACCACCAGCAAGGAGCTTCTCCATCTCCCTCTACATCTTCATCTCCATTAAATCCTTATAGGCCACATCACAATATGATAAACCCCTATTCCAAGCAACCTCAATCACCATTAAGTTCACAGTCAACCCAAAACCAAGCTATACCCCGTTATGTACAAAACTCCAGTCCTACGGCCACACACTTTCAACCTCAAAGAACAGCTCCAAAACCGCCGGTATCAGCTCCAAAAGTCCCATACCCATCAAACCAAAGTGCTGCTAGTAACACACCTATACAGCATGTCGCACCTAAGAATGATCAGTCAACTCTACAAGCAATGAGGCAGGCCCCAAAGAGACCAGATGCGGATGCCAAACAACCGGCTGGCGTCACCAAACCTAAGAAGCCAACAAGGCCAACTATGTCGACTGCAGAAATAATGAGTAAGTTGAAAAGCGTCACTGTAAATGCGGACCCATCTCAATGTTTCAAAGTGATTGAGAAAGCCGGTCAAGGTGCAAGTGGTTCCGTTTACCTTGCTGAGAGGACGCATATTCCGACCGAGAGTAATATGATTGAACTTATAAACAATGAGATTGATGAACCCCATGTCGGAGATAAAGTTGCTATCAAGCAAATGGTTCTATCTAAACAACCTCGTAAAGAACTCATAGtgaatgaaattttggTTATGAAAGATTCGCGCCATAAGAATATTGTCAATTTTCTCGAGGCTTATTTAAGAACTGAAGATGACTTATGGGTTGTGATGGAGTTTATGGAAGGTGGTTCACTAACAGATATCATCGAAAGTAGCCCCACGAACGATACTTCACATTCTCCATTAACAGAACCTCAAATTGCATACATTGTCCGAGAAACTTGCCAAGGCTTGAAATTTCTGCACGATAAGCATATCATTCATAGGGATATTAAATCTGATAATGTCTTGTTAGACACTAGAGCAAGGGTAAAAATTACTGATTTCGGGTTTTGCGCTAGATTGACTGATaaaagaagcaaaagaGCCACTATGGTTGGGACACCTTACTGGATGGCACCTGAAGTTGTCAAACAACGTGAATacgatgaaaaaattgatgtATGGTCTTTGGGTATTATGACCATTGAAATGTTAGAAGGTGAACCACCATACTTAAATGAGGATCCATTAAAGGCGCTGTATTTAATTGCGACTAACGGTACGCCAAAGCTCAAGTATCCAGAAACTTTGTCTTTAGAAATTAAACGATTCCTAAGTGTTTGCCTTTGCGTAGATGTTAGATATAGGGCATCAACTGAAGAGCTTCTACACCATGGTTTCTTTAATATGGCATGTGATCCAAAGGATTTGACATCACTGTTGGAGTGGAAGGAGTGA